Proteins from one Vespa crabro chromosome 11, iyVesCrab1.2, whole genome shotgun sequence genomic window:
- the LOC124427912 gene encoding NADH dehydrogenase [ubiquinone] iron-sulfur protein 3, mitochondrial: protein MTSLLRNCWKLSQSLSTNAPKRYVKAFPSIRCNSTEVTEKTEKTEKPETRPTVRKPNPCIDIERLKNFGRYVAECLPKYVQKVQIVNKDELEVMIAPLGVFPTIAFLRGHYNAQFNNIIDITALDVPNRQYRFEVVYHFLSLVYNSRIRVKTYTDELSPLDSITEEFKGAEWYEREIWDMFGIYFLRHPDLRRILTDYGFEGHPLRKDFPLSGYVEVRYDDEKKRVIAEPLELAQEFRKFDLSAPWEQFPKFRDSAPAIENVVIERREK, encoded by the exons ATGACATCGTTATTAAGAAATTGTTGGAAATTATCACAAAGCCTGTCTACAAATGCTCCTAAAc GTTATGTGAAAGCTTTTCCATCAATACGGTGCAATAGTACAGAAGTaacagaaaaaacagaaaaaacagaaaaaccaGAAACTCGAC CTACTGTACGCAAACCTAATCCTTGTATCGATATTGAACGTTTAAAAAACTTTGGACGTTATGTTGCCGAATGTCTACCAAAGTATGTACAAAAAGTTCAAATAGTTAACAAAGATGAACTTGAAGTTATGATTGCTCCTTTAGGAGTTTTTCCAACAATAGCATTCTTAAGAGGTCATTATAATGcacaatttaataatataattgacatAACTGCACTAGATGTACCCAATAGACAATATAGATTTGAG GTTGTATATCACTTCTTGTCTCTTGTATACAACTCTCGTATCAGAGTAAAAACATACACAGATGAATTATCACCACTTGATTCAATAACTGAAGAATTCAAAGGTGCCGAATGGTATGAACGTGAAATATGGGATATGTTtggtatttattttcttcgtcatCCCGATCTCCGTAGAATTTTGACAGATTATGGTTTTGAAGGACATCCACTGAGAAAAGATTTCCCATTGAGTGGATACGTTGAG GTTCGCtatgatgatgaaaaaaagagggtAATAGCAGAACCATTGGAATTGGCACAGGAATTTCGAAAATTTGATTTATCCGCACCTTGGGAACAATTTCCTAAATTCAGAGATTCAGCGCCAGCTATTGAAAATGTAgtaatagaaagaagagaaaaataa